The sequence TTGTGGCCAGCCATTGGGGGGTGCGTTTGTCGGTGAGTTCAAAGCGGCGCGGGAAATAGCCATGAGGGCGTATCTGCCGCGTGCCTGCGGGATTTGAGGGGGAAGGAGAAAACGAAGAAGCGGCCTAGCCGCGATGCCTCCAGGAGGAATGCACATGCGCATGGGGGAAAATGCGCAGGACGTTTCAGTGACGCTCAGGTCAATAAAACAGCGGCAAACCTGCCGGTGGAACACCAGTGCCCGCATCTCCATCCAGGAGAAGTGCGAACGAGGCCGACTCTGAGGGCGGCACCGCGATCTGGCAAGAGCTTTTTCACCTGCGGGGGAGATTGCTCCCTGCCTCACACCCCACGGCGGCGCAGCCCGATGACGACCAGGACCAGCCCCAGCAGGAAATGCACCCCAAGCATGATCATGGAGATGGAGGGTGTGGCGAACCAAGTCTTGATCAGCGTGGTGATGGCTGGAAAGAGCGGATCATCATGCAGGCTGTCCAGGATGCCGGACCAGCCGTAGTGTGCGGTGATGAAGGGATGCACCAGATGCCCCAGCATGCGCGGCAGGCCCAGGATGGCGCCGCAGAAGAGCACATTGGCACAGAGGACCGTGAGGCAGAGGCTATGCGCACGCTCGGCGGCGCGGCTGTTTGCAGAGATGCCGAGGCAGATCGCGGTAAAGGCCACGCCCGTGAGTGCTGGCAGGAGCAAGCGCAGCCCGCCATTGCCAGGGAGCCCACCGGTGACCATTTCCAGGAAGATGCCCATCCAAAAGCTCTGGAGCAGGATGATGGGGAGCACAAAAACCAGCGCAGAGAGCAGTACCGCACCACGGCGCACGCCGCTGATCAGCTCGCGGTCGATGGTGGGCCGCCGTGCGGCGATCTCCCGCGCTCCGAGCCGCAGTGCCATGAACATGATGAGGAGGATTTGTACCGCGTAGATCGCCGCAGTCGTGTGCGCGGCGGGGAGCCGTGCGGAGTCATCGGTCGCTGTAGCTAGCGCTTTCAGATGTGGCAAAGAGGGCTGCGCGAGGAGCCAGACCACCACGGGGGCACCGACTAGCAAGGCGAGGTGTACCATCCACTCACGCCGTGTGCGGCGCAGCAGCGTCCATCGGCGTAGGATGAGGTGCTTCGCCTGGGCAAAGAGACCGGGTAGGCGCAGGACGGGCCGGGCGTCGGTCTCGGTGGGCTTTTCTTCTTTTGGTTCGGAGGCTTCTGCTGCTTTTTGTTTTACCAGGATGGTTTGCTCGGTGTCGCCATTTTCCTCCTCCGCAGCAGCCAGTTCCTCGGCCGTGAGGCCTAGCTTGAAGGCCGCGTAGTAGGAGTCACGGTGCCGCATCCAGGAGTCACCCCAGCGCTGTGCGGGGCGCTTGGAGAGGCGTGTATAGACCTCATCATAGGTCGGCACGGTGAAGTAGTGCGGGAGGGCCTTTGCGGGGCCGTGGTAGGCCACATAGCCCTCATGCAGCACGACGGTGGTGTCATAAGCAGCGAGGTTCGACAGGCTGTCCGTGGCGTGGATGATGATGCGGCCAGCCTGATCATTCGCGGCGAGCTTCAGCAGTGCCTCCATCTCACGCTCCGAGCGCACATCGAGCCCGGCAGTGAAATCATCGCACAAAACCACGATCGGATCTGCCACTAGGGCCAGCCCAAGCTTCAAGCGCCGCCGCTGGGCCAGTGCCAGCGTGCTGACACGCTCACTGGCGATGTTTTCCAGTCCCACGACGACCAGGATGTGTGAGACCTTGGAAACGATCTGCTCCTTGGTCAGTGCCGCGCCGCGTAGCATGAGCGCACTCATCAGGTTTTCCCGGATGGTGAGGCTTTCGTGCAGGGAGTCATCCTGCGCAGGCACCCAGCCGAGCTCATTGGGGAGGAGCGGCTTTTTGATCAAATCGCGGCCCTTCAGCGTGATGCTACCACTTTCTGCCTCATCGAGTCCGGCGATGATGCGCAGGAGCGTGGTTTTGCCACTGGCCGTCGGCCCGATCACCGCGAGCAAGTGCCCACCAGGAATCGTGAAGCTGACCTGCTCCAGCACATGGAGCGGCTCTTTGCCCTTTCGGGCGACGATATGGGCAAGGGAGTGGACTTCGAGCATGAGAGTCCAAGTAAAGCGCAGGTCGGGGCCTGCCGTCAAGGAAGCAAGCGGGTAGGCGGGATGGGCCAACATGGCCTCTGTGAGGCTTGATCGAAATTAACTGTTTACACCTGTAATCAGTTGTGTTTACATTCGTAAACATGAGCCGTTCACGACCTGCCAAAAAGCCCGAGGAAGAGTCCATCGCCATCACGGAGGCGGAGTGGCAGGTCATGGAGCTGCTATGGGAACGATCCCCACGGACATCACAGGACATTGCTGGGGAGCTGGAGGTGCAGCGCGGGTGGAAGCGTGCGACCGTGATGACGCTGCTCTCCAGATTAACCGCAAAGGGAGCAGTAGGCACGGAGCCGGAGGGGGAATCGCTTCTTATTTTCACCGCTGATCGAGCGCTCAGCCTGTGTGGCGGAGGAAACACGGAGTTTCCTGGATCGGCTCTTCGGCGGTGCTCTCCAGCCACTGGTGGCACATGTGGTGGAGCAGCAAACACTCACCCAAAAGGATGTCGCTGAACTGCGAGCCCTGCTGGATCAGATCAAACCCCAATCATGACCTCACACGATGAATACGATGCTCGAAACGCTAGAGTCTTCACTACGTGCGCTGCTGCTGCTCTCATGGAAAGGCTCCCTGTTGGCGCTGGCAGCTCTTCTTTTGCTGTGGCTGTTTCGTAGGCGTGTGGCACCAGCGTGGCGGCATGCGCTGTGGCTTTTGGTGCTACTACGCTTTGTGGTGCCAGACCTCGGAGAGAGTCGTTTTTCACTGAATCGTGCAGAGGAAGCACCCGCAGTGCCCCAAGTGGCGATTTTTCCAGAAACAGAGCGCACGGAGCCTGTAGCTGAAATGCCCCGCGAAGTGACGGATGAGCCAGTTGGGCAAGAAATACTGCCAGATCTGGCTGCGCAGACGGATGTGGCCCCAGAAGTCGTAGAGCTGCCGTGGTCGCTTTGGCAGTGGATGAGTGTGTTTTGGCTATGTGGGGTGCTGGGTATGTTGGGGACGGTTTTTGGCATGCATTTGAGGTTCCTACTCCGGCTGCGGCAGGCGGAGATCGCTCGACCGGAGGTGGAGGAAGCTTTTGCGCATGCGTGTGTGGTTGCGGGTTTGCGGCGTAGGCCGCGCCTGATGTTGACGGATGCGGTTCGCACACCTGCGGTCGCGGGGCTTTGGCGGTCCGTCGTTCTGCTCCCACGTGATCTGGCAGTGGAAGCAGATTTGGAGGCCCTGCACTTGGTGTTTATGCATGAGCTGGCGCATTTGCGGCGCGGGGACATCTGGGCGCAACTCGCGGCGACGGTCATCACCGCGCTGCATTGGTTTAATCCGCTCGTCTGGGTGTCCATGCGCTGCCTGCGCCTAGAGGCGGAGCAAGCAGCGGATGCCCGTGCTCTCTGCGGTGGGGATGCCCATCAGACGCACCAGTTTGGGGAGTTGCTGCTGCGCTTGGCGAACCATACGGCAACAGGCTGGCTGCTATGGATGGGTTCAGGCTTGAATATGGGCATCGCAGAGGGCAAAACAGACCTCCGCAAGCGGATCGAAAACCTGATGGACCAAGCTCGCGATCATCGTGCTCGCTGGGCAGCGGGCATGGCGCTTTTCATGGTTTTAGCGGTCAGTGGCCTCACCCGTGCTCCGGCACAGGAGAGCGAAAAAATGCCGCCCACTGTGAAAACGGAGCCGAAGATACCCGCAGCACCCAAACCAGGCACCGTGCGAATCACTGGCCGAGTCGTGAATGAAAACCAAAAACCGATCCCCGGTGCTAAGTGCAACCTCTCTGATGCGGAGATGATCAGGGCTGATGTCTCCAAATTCATCAAAGTGGAGCCCGTTCTGAGCGATGCCGAAGGCCGTTTTGTCTTTGAAGACGTGCCTGCTCCGCACCTCTACAGGTTGTTTGCAGAACACGAACTCCACCTACAGCCGAAGGGCGTCAAGATAGAGAAATTTAACAGTGAGCTGGTTCAGGAGCATCTGATTATTCTTCAAACCGCCAATTCCTGGCTCACAGGCAAGGTGACGAGCAAGGTAGATGGAAAACCGATCAAAGGTGCCCAAGTCTTCGTGGTGAGAGATTATACTCTCACAGATGCACTTCGGAAGAACATGCTGGCTGATTACCGCAGAACGGCGGCTCGGCAGGCGGTGACAGATGATCAGGGCACCTTTCGCGTGGCAAGTTGGAGTTCTGCTCCAAAAACGATTCAGATCATCGTCGATGCACCGGGGATGGCCTATTCAGCCACGAAGTTGAATTGGGTAGAAGATAACATCAACACGCACATCGTTTTGGAGCCCTACGATGCTCTCAGCGGCATCGTAGTGGATTCGGAAGGGAAGCCGGTGAAGGGCGCATGGATGGTGCTGACGAATCGGTTTACATTTCTGGGAGATGACAGCTTTTCTTCAAAAGAAAAGCACTGGTTGAACAACATCTGGACCGGTGTGCCAGTGACGGACGAGCACGGGCGCTTTCACGGGACTGCCTTGCTCGACAAAGGCCGTGATGAGTGGCTGCTGGCCGTCGATCCCTTACTCGGCGTGTCAAAAGCCGTGCGCTTTCAGGACTGGAAGGCAGGCGGCACGCTCAAGCTCGTACGCTGGAACAAACTGCACGGCATTTTATACGATGAAAAGGGCCGAGCAGTGCCAAATGCGAAACTGAAGATGATGGAGATGAACCACGAGAGAACCGAAGAAGCGCAGTTTTCCTTCGGTTTATCCAATACCATAGAAACGGTCACGGATTCGCAGGGGCGCTATGTATTTGGGCGCTGTCTGCCATACGGTGGGAAATGCGCTTTCTGGGTGAATGAAAAGATTTCCGGCTACCGCCACATTTTGCTGGGAGAAGGAGAATCACGTGAGCTGGACCTACACATGAGGCCGGAATCGTCACGATCACCGCCAGGGCCACAGACTCGGCAGGTAACTGGCCGGATCGATCTGCCTGAGGGGCTACAACTAAAAAATGCCGACTACAAAATGACGGTGAGCATCAGGCCCGAGGACGAGAGCGACAATCGCAGCCACACACGCTGGACAGGCAGCACGCGGGGGAATTTCACTTCGGCACCGCTAGAGCCAGGAGATTACCGCCTGCGCATATCTGTTTCACCGACTTCGCCGCAGCTTCGCTCCGCACCGGATGAAGGTCTGACGATGCGTTTCAGACTGGAGGCGGATCAAAAGTTATCACGAATGCACCTGGGGAACTTCACTTTAAAGGCAGCGGATTTTGAATTCTCTCCCTCCACTCCAAAGGTGAAACCTCTCTCAACACCCCAGGTCAAAAAGATGGACGTGAATCTGATGCGTGCAGCGGATTATGCCTCTTGGACCGCAGGTGGAGCGGGTTGGACCCTGCCTGAGGCTCCGGTGCCTGTGCACGGGCAACTCAGCGGAGAATTGCAAGTGGGCACATCAGGACTCTTTGCCATACGAGCGATGAAGACGGATGGAACGCGGCATTTTTCTTCTGCGCTACGCAGTGAGGATCGCCAAGTCAGCCTCACCCCTGGCGTGAGCCTAAAAGGCAGGCTGAAAAACCTACCTGCGAACTATGCGGGGGACGGCTGGATCATCGCGGCACCGATTCTCGAAGTGCTGCCGTCATCGGGTGAAGCCGTCCGCGGAACCATCCCGCGCATGCACTGGCACACCTGGACTCCGGTGGAGAAGGATGGATCGTTCCGTTTTGTGTCCCTGCCACGCGGTCAGGTGGAGTTGTTTGGCTTTGGGGATGGATGGATTACCGCCGGGGAGAACGAGTATATCGTCACGAGTTTTCGAATCCGACTCACAGGCGAAGAGGCGCAGGCGCAAGTGGAGATCGGCACTCGTCTTTCGCTGGAAAAGAAGCTGCGGGTGCTGCTGCCTGACGGAACACCTGCGGCGGGGGTGAAGCTGCGCATCCTGACGGAGCCGAAAGGCACGGTGGATCGTGCTCTCGGACGCTGGAGCTGCTCGCACGAGCCAGAGGACTCGGAAGCCTACCAGCACTATTACAAAACGCCCCTTCCTGGTCACCGTGCGACGACGGACTCCGAAGGACACGCCACACTGCGGAATTTACTCAGTTCCCGCATGAATTGTGAATTTGCATGGACCGATCCCGCGAGCGGGAATGAGCAAAAGATGCAGGGCTTCGTGGACCTGAACCGCGGTGGCGTGCAGGAAGTAAAGCTATTGCCAAACAAGTAACTCCTCGGCTTAGCCCAGCACCGCGAGCACCTTCGCGACGCAGTCTTCGGCGGTGAGGCCGTGTTTTTTGCGGAGGATGGGGATGGTGCCGTGCTCGACGAATTCATCTGGCCAACCAATGCGCACGACGGGTGTGCGGATGCCGGCGCTGCTGAGGTGCTCGATGACGCCACAGCCGAAGCCGTTCATGAGGACGTGGTCTTCGAGGGTGCAGACGACTTTGACCTTTTTGGCATAGGATTCGATGCAGGCACCATCGAGCGGCTTGATCCAGCGTGGGTTGATGAGGGCGACGGAGAGTCCTTTGGCCTCTAGGACGGCTTTGGCAGCCTCTGCGACGGGGAACATGTCGCCGAGGGCGATGAGGGCCACGTCGCTGCCATCGGCGACGACTTCGGCTTTGCCGATTTCGAGGAGTTGGGGCTTTTCCTTCGGGCTGATGCCTGGACCGTTGCCACGCGGGTAGCGGATGGCGATGGGGCCTTTGTTGTAGTTCGCCATGGTCCAGAGCATATCGACGAATTCATCCTCATGGCGGGGCTGCATGTGGATGAGGTCTGGCACGCCGCGTAGGTAGGCGATGTCGAATAGTCCGTGGTGAGTGGGGCCGTCGTCACCGCTGAGGCCGCCGCGGTCCATGCAGAGGCGGACGGGGAGTTTTTGCAGGGCCATGTCATGCACGATCATGTCAAAGGCACGCTGCATGAAGGTGGAGTAGATGGTGAGGAAGGGCTTCAGACCACTGGTGGCCATACCGCAGGCAAAGAGGGCCGCGTGCTCCTCTGCGATGCCGACGTCGAAGTAGCGCTCGGGGATTTCTTTCTTAAAGACACTCAAGCCGGTGCCGCCGGGCATTGCGCCGGTGATGGCAACGATTTTTTTGTCTTCTTTGGCAAAGTCGGTGACGGTGCGTGCATAGACCTGGCTGTAGGTGGGCTTGT is a genomic window of Verrucomicrobiaceae bacterium containing:
- a CDS encoding ATP-binding cassette domain-containing protein, with translation MLEVHSLAHIVARKGKEPLHVLEQVSFTIPGGHLLAVIGPTASGKTTLLRIIAGLDEAESGSITLKGRDLIKKPLLPNELGWVPAQDDSLHESLTIRENLMSALMLRGAALTKEQIVSKVSHILVVVGLENIASERVSTLALAQRRRLKLGLALVADPIVVLCDDFTAGLDVRSEREMEALLKLAANDQAGRIIIHATDSLSNLAAYDTTVVLHEGYVAYHGPAKALPHYFTVPTYDEVYTRLSKRPAQRWGDSWMRHRDSYYAAFKLGLTAEELAAAEEENGDTEQTILVKQKAAEASEPKEEKPTETDARPVLRLPGLFAQAKHLILRRWTLLRRTRREWMVHLALLVGAPVVVWLLAQPSLPHLKALATATDDSARLPAAHTTAAIYAVQILLIMFMALRLGAREIAARRPTIDRELISGVRRGAVLLSALVFVLPIILLQSFWMGIFLEMVTGGLPGNGGLRLLLPALTGVAFTAICLGISANSRAAERAHSLCLTVLCANVLFCGAILGLPRMLGHLVHPFITAHYGWSGILDSLHDDPLFPAITTLIKTWFATPSISMIMLGVHFLLGLVLVVIGLRRRGV